Proteins from a genomic interval of Arvicanthis niloticus isolate mArvNil1 chromosome 26, mArvNil1.pat.X, whole genome shotgun sequence:
- the Snapc5 gene encoding snRNA-activating protein complex subunit 5, translating to MLSRLQELRKEEETLLRLKAALHDQLNRLKVEELALQSMISSRGRTETLSSQPAPEQLCDISLHVDNEASINQTTLKLSTRSPMEEEEEEEEEEESDS from the exons ATGTTGAGTAGGCTGCAGGAGCTCCGCAAGGAGGAGGAGACCCTGCTGCGCCTGAAGGCGGCCCTGCACGACCAGCTGAACCGCCTCAAG GTTGAAGAATTGGCCCTTCAGTCAATGATAAGTTCTCGAGGAAGGACTGAGACACTGTCTTCTCAGCCGGCACCTGAACAGTTATGTGAT ATTTCGCTGCATGTAGACAATGAAGCGTCTATCAATCAAACCACACTGAAGCTGAGCACAAGGAGCcctatggaggaggaggaggaggaagaagaggaggaagaatctgATTCTTAA
- the Rpl4 gene encoding large ribosomal subunit protein uL4 has translation MACARPLISVYSEKGESSGKNVTLPAVFKAPIRPDIVNFVHTNLRKNNRQPYAVSELAGHQTSAESWGTGRAVARIPRVRGGGTHRSGQGAFGNMCRGGRMFAPTKTWRRWHRRVNTTQKRYAICSALAASALPALVMSKGHRIEEVPELPLVVEDKVEGYKKTKEAVQLLKKLKAWNDIKKVYASQRMRAGKGKMRNRRRIQRRGPCIIYNEDNGIMKAFRNIPGITLLNVNKLNILRLAPGGHVGRFCIWTESAFRKLDELYGTWRKAASLKSNYNLPMHKMMNTDLSRILKSPEIQRALRAPRKKIHRRVLKKNPLKNLRIMLKLNPYAKTMRRNTILRQARNHKLRVKKLEAAAAALAAKPEKVEAEKKPAADKKGKKPVDSKKLKKPAGKKVATKKPAEKKPTTEEKKPAA, from the exons ATG GCTTGTGCCCGTCCCCTCATATCTGTGTACTCTGAAAAGGGAGAGTCATCTGGCAAGAATGTCACATTGCCAGCTGTGTTCAAAGCTCCCATTCGACCGGATATTGTGAACTTCGTTCACACCAACTTGAGGAAAAACAACCGACAGCCCTATGCCGTCAGTGAATTGGCAG GTCATCAGACCAGTGCTGAGTCTTGGGGTACTGGCCGGGCTGTGGCTCGAATTCCCAGAGTTCGGGGTGGCGGGACCCACCGTTCAGGCCAAGGTGCCTTTGGAAAT ATGTGTCGTGGGGGCCGCATGTTTGCACCAACCAAAACCTGGCGGCGCTGGCACCGCAGAGTGAATACAACCCAAAAACGAtatgccatctgctctgccctgGCTGCCTCAGCCTTACCAGCTTTGGTGATGTCTAAAG GTCATCGTATTGAGGAAGTTCCTGAGCTGCCTTTGGTGGTTGAAGATAAAGTAGAAGGTTACAAGAAGACCAAGGAGGCTGTTCAGCTGCTCAAGAAACTTAAAGCTTGGAATGACATCAAAAAG GTCTATGCCTCTCAGAGGATGAGGGCTGGCAAGGGCAAAATGAGAAACCGCCGGCGGATCCAGCGCAGGGGGCCCTGCATCATCTATAATGAGGATAATGGTATCATGAAGGCCTTCAGGAACATCCCTG GCATTACTCTGCTCAATGTAAACAAGCTGAACATTCTGAGGCTTGCTCCTGGTGGGCACGTGGGGCGTTTCTGCATTTGGACTGAAAGTGCTTTCCGGAAGTTGGACGAGCTGTATGGCACTTGGCGCAAGGCTGCTTCCCTCAAGAGTAACTATAA ccttcccatgCACAAGATGATGAACACAGACCTCAGCAGAATCTTGAAAAGCCCAGAGATCCAAAGAGCCCTCCGAGCACCACG CAAGAAGATTCATCGTAGAGTCTTGAAGAAGAATCCACTGAAGAACCTGAGAATCATGTTGAAGCTGAACCCTTACGCAAAGACAATGCGCAGGAACACCATTCTTCGCCAGGCCAGAAAT CACAAACTTCGGGTGAAAAAACTGGAAGCGGCAGCTGCTGCGCTGGCAGCCAAACCCGagaaggtggaagcagagaagaagCCTGCAgcagacaagaaaggaaagaagcctGTGGACAGCAAGAAGCTGAAGAAGCCTGCAGGGAAAAAGGTGGCTACCAAGAAACCAGCAGAGAAGAAACCTACCACAGAAGAGAAGAAGCCTGCTGCATAA